From Marivirga harenae, one genomic window encodes:
- the porU gene encoding type IX secretion system sortase PorU: MKYFLSIILTTFSFHFLSSQSILEKEGIIKVATLQEGVHKIDKVFLESIGYNANEINPKNIQVYGMPGGHIPQSNSVNYPYAPQEIPVKVEANDNNAFDNDEVIYFYADAVQNINFSFEEETYQYSNNLYSDSLYFFIDLNAGSTKSIDSKSPTNIQPDRVIDWYDAVYFHEIDQTNILRSGRMWFGESFNVNRSQTFTFNLLNDLAPGREIALTTQYMAQTYNSANLNISINEFGLASVEMPQVSDFTVFPYRQKGEIINNYSTLTSSLLSSNELTVGISHDPLGSGRSDGYLDYLFLTVPEQLKIGGGQMVIRNRDFQQIGNYELNIQGLNTNHSVWDVTDLLNYEELVYQGQKFVFSQTQPNERKFVVFEKSTAHDPYFINILSGQNIKTTSSPEYLIISYDDFFQQALKLADFRRSHNGYKVEVAKTSQIFNEFGSGRADVSAIRNYIRYYYKRNPGKLKYVLMLGAASYDYKDRVANNTNLVPVYESRNSLHPVFTYASDDFYGFMNEEEGIWEEEFNNTDAIDVGIGRIPAKTAQEATGAVNKIIHYETNPHTFNKWRNDLYFIADDEDGNIFHRDSEILSEYVIDNFGFYNINKLYLGAFEQEIFASTQRSPKMREAINDMVEKGALIVNYIGHGSENSWTNESILSKNMVSEWTNLDRLPLFVTATCEYGRFDNPNIVSGAQEMLLKQDGGAIALLTTSRPVESSSNATLNRSFFKNVFKEDGGEPKKLGDIIKNTKNSGIVGVKNRNFILLGDPALTLAEPKNNLRIEEVVNEKGNADTLNSMSKISVSGIVENPAGQMISSFRGELTAELYDKPQESSTIDPSENEFNFLELDQVIYRGKSTIENGNFSFTFYVPKEIDYQIEKGKFSLYAKPKEGLEDANGFNDDYLIGGSITMSNQDDIGPDVNIYLNDREFVSGGKTGSNVELIVDLFDEHGISISNSNVNPGITFNVDGGEEIKLNDFFYYNRDSYQEGSLSYNVSDLAKGEHYITVTAMDVFNNKSKSTVEFKVVGNDELSILDFTIFPNPASENVNFKLRQNRRNKEMEVKYQILNNQGQEVYSYNYNTKEDFRQDVWDLRGENGRNLSPGIYFVRVFIRSIEDNAKTNQFKKLIVIN; this comes from the coding sequence ATGAAGTACTTTCTCAGTATTATATTGACCACGTTTTCCTTCCATTTTTTAAGTAGCCAGTCTATTTTAGAGAAAGAAGGTATTATTAAAGTGGCTACTCTGCAGGAAGGAGTCCATAAAATTGATAAAGTATTTCTTGAGTCAATTGGATATAATGCCAATGAAATAAACCCTAAAAACATTCAGGTTTACGGGATGCCTGGAGGACATATTCCACAATCGAATTCAGTGAACTATCCGTATGCTCCTCAAGAAATTCCAGTGAAAGTAGAGGCAAATGATAATAATGCTTTTGACAACGATGAGGTAATTTATTTCTACGCTGATGCCGTTCAGAACATTAATTTCAGTTTCGAGGAAGAGACTTATCAATATAGTAATAATTTATACAGTGATTCATTATACTTTTTTATCGACTTAAATGCGGGGAGCACTAAATCGATAGACTCAAAATCCCCAACCAATATACAACCCGATAGGGTTATTGATTGGTATGATGCTGTATATTTTCATGAAATTGATCAAACTAATATTTTACGTTCTGGAAGGATGTGGTTTGGAGAATCATTTAATGTAAATAGATCTCAGACTTTTACTTTTAACTTATTAAATGATTTAGCGCCAGGAAGAGAAATTGCACTAACTACTCAGTACATGGCACAGACCTATAATTCAGCTAATTTAAATATATCAATAAATGAATTTGGTTTGGCTTCCGTTGAAATGCCCCAAGTTTCTGATTTCACTGTTTTCCCCTATCGCCAAAAAGGAGAAATTATAAACAATTATTCTACTTTAACTAGTTCACTTTTATCAAGCAATGAACTTACAGTTGGTATTTCACATGACCCGTTAGGTTCAGGTAGATCTGATGGGTATTTAGATTATCTTTTTCTGACAGTGCCAGAGCAATTAAAAATTGGTGGTGGTCAGATGGTGATTAGAAACAGGGATTTCCAACAGATTGGTAATTATGAATTGAATATTCAAGGCCTAAATACAAATCATTCGGTATGGGATGTTACAGATCTATTAAATTATGAAGAATTGGTTTATCAAGGACAAAAATTTGTGTTTTCTCAGACCCAGCCCAATGAAAGAAAGTTCGTGGTTTTTGAAAAGTCAACAGCCCATGACCCTTATTTCATAAATATACTAAGTGGTCAAAATATTAAAACCACTAGCTCTCCTGAATACCTTATTATCTCCTATGATGATTTTTTTCAACAGGCTCTTAAGTTGGCTGATTTCCGAAGAAGTCACAACGGTTATAAGGTAGAGGTGGCAAAAACTAGTCAAATATTTAATGAATTTGGATCTGGTAGGGCTGATGTTTCTGCCATTCGAAATTATATACGATATTATTACAAAAGAAACCCAGGTAAATTGAAATATGTGTTGATGTTAGGAGCAGCATCATATGATTATAAAGATAGAGTAGCTAATAACACGAATCTCGTTCCTGTCTATGAATCGAGAAACTCACTGCACCCGGTTTTTACCTACGCATCCGATGATTTTTATGGCTTTATGAATGAAGAGGAAGGTATTTGGGAAGAGGAGTTTAATAATACAGATGCTATCGATGTAGGTATTGGTCGAATTCCAGCTAAGACAGCTCAGGAGGCTACTGGTGCCGTCAATAAGATAATTCATTATGAAACTAATCCTCACACATTTAATAAGTGGCGCAATGATTTGTACTTTATTGCAGACGATGAGGACGGTAATATTTTCCACCGAGATTCAGAAATATTGAGTGAATATGTGATTGATAATTTTGGTTTTTATAACATCAATAAGCTGTATTTAGGTGCTTTCGAACAAGAGATTTTTGCAAGTACACAGCGCTCACCAAAAATGCGTGAGGCCATTAATGATATGGTGGAAAAAGGGGCTTTGATAGTGAATTACATTGGCCATGGATCTGAAAATAGCTGGACCAACGAGTCAATACTTTCTAAAAATATGGTTAGCGAATGGACTAATTTAGATCGATTACCTTTATTTGTTACAGCCACTTGTGAATACGGTAGATTTGATAATCCAAACATAGTCTCCGGTGCACAGGAAATGTTGCTAAAGCAAGATGGAGGTGCAATCGCACTCTTGACCACTTCTCGACCGGTAGAATCGAGCTCAAATGCTACCCTTAATCGCTCCTTTTTCAAAAATGTGTTCAAAGAAGATGGTGGAGAACCCAAAAAATTAGGAGACATCATTAAGAACACCAAGAATTCTGGAATTGTAGGAGTGAAAAATAGAAATTTTATCCTATTGGGAGACCCTGCATTAACATTGGCCGAGCCTAAAAATAATTTAAGAATTGAAGAGGTAGTAAATGAGAAGGGAAATGCAGACACTCTAAACAGTATGTCAAAAATTTCAGTTAGCGGGATTGTAGAAAATCCTGCAGGTCAAATGATCAGCAGCTTTAGGGGAGAATTAACTGCTGAACTTTACGATAAACCACAAGAAAGCAGTACAATTGATCCCTCAGAAAATGAATTCAATTTTCTCGAATTAGATCAGGTGATTTATAGAGGGAAATCTACGATAGAGAATGGTAATTTTAGTTTTACTTTTTATGTCCCAAAAGAAATAGATTATCAAATTGAAAAGGGAAAATTTAGCCTATATGCAAAACCTAAGGAGGGACTTGAAGATGCTAATGGTTTTAATGACGATTATTTGATCGGTGGAAGTATTACTATGTCAAATCAAGATGATATTGGGCCTGATGTCAATATTTACTTGAACGATCGGGAATTTGTGAGCGGTGGTAAGACTGGGAGCAATGTAGAATTAATAGTAGATTTATTCGATGAACACGGCATTAGCATTTCCAATAGTAATGTAAACCCGGGCATAACATTTAATGTGGATGGGGGAGAGGAGATCAAACTGAATGACTTTTTTTATTATAATCGTGATTCATACCAAGAGGGAAGTTTGAGTTATAATGTATCAGATTTAGCAAAAGGTGAACATTATATAACGGTAACTGCTATGGATGTATTTAATAATAAATCGAAGTCAACCGTGGAGTTTAAGGTAGTGGGCAATGATGAGCTCTCGATTTTGGACTTCACCATATTTCCGAATCCGGCATCAGAAAATGTTAATTTTAAGCTCCGACAAAACAGAAGAAATAAAGAGATGGAGGTTAAATACCAGATTCTCAATAACCAAGGTCAAGAAGTTTATTCATATAATTATAATACGAAAGAAGATTTTAGACAGGACGTTTGGGATTTGAGGGGTGAAAATGGAAGAAATCTTTCACCCGGAATATATTTTGTCAGGGTTTTTATACGTTCTATAGAAGATAATGCAAAAACTAACCAATTTAAAAAGCTAATTGTAATCAATTAA
- the porV gene encoding type IX secretion system outer membrane channel protein PorV: protein MRVARLIFFTIITFISTIAVGQITGPPTTVSGQDAERNVITTAMPFLLISPDSRSAGMGDVGVALSADANAMQWNAARLAFVENEVGASISYSPWLMSIGVTDMSISYLSGYYRIDKEQVVGISMKYFDLGNIFFTDDGSTGTDFSPKDFSIAAAYSRKLSDNLSASLTGKFARSNLFGNYTNNNQSNPSPATALGVDLGLLYTKDLLVNGKDSDFSTGLQISNIANKVSYSGDDNEQFLPINLKIGSAFTTELDPYNKLTVALDFNKLMVPTPNESDTIPATLLEGMFGSFADAPGGFQEELREITISTGVEYWYNNVFAVRTGYFYEHTTKGGRKYFTAGLGFRYQVLGLDFSYLIPTQQNNPLAETLRFTAVFNFESLGIAKASVAE, encoded by the coding sequence ATGCGAGTAGCAAGATTAATTTTTTTCACTATTATTACATTCATTTCAACAATTGCCGTTGGTCAAATCACAGGTCCACCCACAACGGTTTCAGGTCAGGATGCCGAACGAAATGTAATTACCACAGCAATGCCTTTTTTATTAATTTCACCTGATTCCCGATCAGCTGGGATGGGTGATGTAGGTGTTGCACTATCTGCTGACGCCAATGCCATGCAATGGAATGCAGCACGTTTGGCATTTGTAGAAAATGAAGTCGGAGCTTCGATTTCTTATTCACCCTGGTTGATGAGTATTGGGGTAACTGATATGTCCATATCTTACCTAAGCGGTTATTACAGAATTGATAAAGAACAAGTAGTGGGGATCTCAATGAAATATTTTGATTTGGGAAATATATTTTTCACCGATGATGGTAGCACTGGCACAGATTTTTCTCCTAAAGATTTCTCTATAGCAGCTGCTTATTCTAGAAAGCTAAGTGATAATCTTAGCGCATCATTGACCGGTAAATTTGCAAGGTCCAATTTATTCGGAAATTACACAAATAACAATCAATCGAACCCAAGTCCAGCAACGGCTCTAGGAGTAGATTTAGGGTTGCTTTACACCAAGGATCTTTTGGTTAATGGAAAAGACTCTGACTTTTCTACGGGTTTACAAATATCTAATATTGCCAACAAAGTATCATACAGCGGTGACGATAATGAGCAGTTTCTACCGATTAATCTTAAAATTGGCTCGGCTTTTACAACAGAGTTGGACCCGTACAATAAACTGACGGTCGCACTTGATTTTAATAAATTGATGGTGCCGACCCCAAATGAAAGTGATACTATCCCTGCAACTTTATTGGAAGGAATGTTCGGTTCCTTTGCTGATGCGCCAGGAGGTTTTCAAGAAGAATTAAGGGAAATCACGATTTCAACAGGTGTTGAGTATTGGTATAATAATGTGTTCGCAGTGCGTACTGGTTATTTTTATGAACACACTACCAAGGGTGGTAGAAAATACTTCACGGCTGGATTAGGCTTCAGGTATCAGGTGCTTGGATTAGATTTTTCATATTTAATCCCTACCCAACAAAACAATCCGTTGGCTGAAACGCTTAGGTTCACAGCTGTTTTTAACTTTGAAAGTTTGGGAATAGCTAAAGCTTCTGTAGCAGAATAG
- a CDS encoding M16 family metallopeptidase, whose protein sequence is MLNRQIAPESYMLKELSLTKPKIKELSNELSVHILADDTNPVIKTDILFPAGKVNDDKPGQSLICAKSMVEGTKSYPGSELQELLDHYGAHLDVSIDYDYTTVTLLCLKEHFNTLLPLLKSAITEPLFDPEDFEKIKLQQLQKIRVNKQKNALIATKNLRKNLLHGTPYADTLEEEYLNNIDIEDIKKYFNRYFILKPEIIVAGDFDQNIFTFLEEHFGMLEFSNEIAEYTGKLSPIIDDKLIKREGSVQASVRMGLISIPRNHPDYFDLNITNEILGGYFGSRLMKNIREDKGYTYGIYSVLINYKHLDYHIIGADVKIDHVEDTVKEVYREMEELKVTPVPQEEIETIKNYMLGKIASSLDTVFHQSENYKVKLSEGADYIDYFDNYVDKIRNISSERVMEISKKYFSEKYCVVKVA, encoded by the coding sequence ATGCTCAATAGACAAATAGCTCCTGAATCTTATATGTTAAAAGAGTTGTCCTTGACTAAGCCGAAGATCAAGGAGTTGTCCAATGAGTTATCTGTCCACATTTTAGCAGATGATACAAATCCTGTCATAAAGACTGACATTCTTTTTCCTGCAGGCAAGGTAAATGACGACAAGCCAGGTCAATCATTAATTTGTGCTAAATCCATGGTGGAAGGTACTAAAAGTTATCCAGGGAGTGAGCTGCAGGAACTGTTGGATCATTATGGTGCCCATTTAGATGTTTCAATAGACTATGATTATACCACGGTTACATTATTATGCCTGAAAGAGCATTTCAATACCCTTTTGCCTTTATTAAAAAGTGCTATCACTGAGCCTTTATTTGATCCTGAGGATTTTGAAAAAATTAAGTTACAACAACTGCAAAAGATAAGAGTAAACAAGCAAAAAAATGCCTTGATAGCTACTAAGAATCTTCGCAAAAATCTATTGCATGGCACACCATATGCGGATACTTTAGAGGAGGAATATCTGAATAATATTGATATTGAGGATATTAAAAAATACTTTAATCGATATTTTATTTTAAAACCTGAAATTATTGTAGCAGGAGATTTTGATCAGAATATATTTACTTTCCTGGAGGAGCATTTCGGAATGTTAGAGTTTTCAAATGAAATTGCTGAATATACTGGTAAATTATCCCCTATCATTGATGATAAGTTAATTAAAAGAGAAGGTTCGGTACAGGCTTCTGTTAGAATGGGGCTAATTTCTATTCCACGCAACCATCCTGACTATTTCGATTTAAATATTACAAATGAGATTTTGGGTGGTTATTTTGGATCAAGATTAATGAAAAATATCAGAGAGGATAAAGGTTATACCTATGGTATTTATTCCGTTTTGATTAATTATAAACATTTGGATTACCATATCATAGGAGCAGATGTAAAAATTGACCATGTCGAAGACACAGTAAAAGAAGTTTATAGAGAAATGGAAGAACTCAAAGTTACACCTGTACCGCAGGAAGAGATTGAGACCATTAAAAATTATATGCTAGGGAAAATTGCTAGTAGTTTGGATACCGTATTTCATCAATCCGAGAATTACAAAGTAAAGCTGTCAGAAGGTGCTGATTACATAGATTATTTTGATAATTATGTGGACAAAATACGTAATATTAGTTCAGAGAGAGTCATGGAAATCAGCAAGAAATATTTTTCCGAAAAGTATTGTGTAGTTAAGGTGGCTTAA
- a CDS encoding YkgJ family cysteine cluster protein: MTIKQKVLAVEKLFKGLDKEISDFRRESDIYCFSGCGKCCNKADIEASPLEFLPLAFHWFSQGRADEMFEKLEANQSLNCLVYQPLSIYDQNHGHCGEYDFRGLICRLFGYGASRDKYGELRMVTCKLIKENQVENYERAVEMLKSKSPVPIFTDYYQKLMQIDFRLAKDMLPINEAVLSALEAVMQYYAYRALPAGKGAA, from the coding sequence ATGACAATCAAACAAAAGGTCTTGGCAGTTGAAAAGTTATTCAAAGGTCTCGACAAAGAGATTTCTGATTTCAGACGCGAATCAGACATTTATTGTTTTTCAGGATGTGGTAAATGTTGTAACAAGGCAGATATAGAAGCATCACCTCTGGAGTTTTTACCGCTAGCCTTTCACTGGTTTTCGCAAGGCCGAGCAGATGAAATGTTTGAGAAACTAGAAGCAAATCAATCACTTAATTGTTTGGTTTATCAACCCCTATCAATATATGATCAGAATCATGGCCATTGTGGAGAATATGATTTTAGAGGTTTGATCTGCAGATTATTTGGATATGGCGCAAGTCGAGACAAGTACGGTGAATTGCGTATGGTTACTTGCAAATTGATAAAAGAAAATCAAGTTGAAAATTACGAAAGGGCTGTTGAAATGCTAAAGTCCAAGTCTCCAGTTCCGATTTTTACTGACTATTACCAAAAACTCATGCAAATAGATTTCAGATTAGCAAAAGACATGTTACCTATAAATGAAGCTGTTTTGTCAGCTTTGGAGGCTGTAATGCAGTACTATGCGTATAGGGCCTTGCCTGCAGGAAAAGGAGCCGCCTAG
- a CDS encoding MBL fold metallo-hydrolase: MINIKQFVFSPFMENTYVVYDNNKNAAIIDPGCYEGYEQDELVNFIKAEGLNVTQLINTHCHIDHVLGNAFVKDKFGVELYMHEKDLPTLEAVPTYSAAYGFANYQPSQPDHFLKEGDTHKIGDIEFKVLFLPGHAPGHIGFMNEAEKVFIGGDVLFDGSIGRTDLPGGDHDTLISSIQNKLFKYHDDVKVYCGHGPETTLGKEKVSNPFCAIK; the protein is encoded by the coding sequence ATGATAAACATAAAGCAATTTGTTTTTAGCCCATTTATGGAAAATACCTATGTGGTTTATGATAACAATAAAAATGCAGCAATTATAGATCCAGGTTGTTACGAAGGCTACGAGCAGGACGAACTGGTTAATTTCATAAAAGCTGAAGGATTAAATGTAACACAATTAATAAATACCCATTGTCACATTGATCATGTGCTGGGTAATGCATTTGTGAAAGATAAGTTTGGAGTGGAGTTGTATATGCATGAAAAGGATTTACCAACATTAGAAGCTGTCCCCACTTATTCTGCCGCCTATGGTTTTGCAAATTACCAACCTAGCCAGCCAGATCACTTTTTGAAGGAAGGCGATACTCACAAAATAGGTGATATTGAATTCAAAGTATTGTTCTTGCCGGGACACGCTCCAGGACACATAGGTTTTATGAATGAAGCTGAAAAGGTGTTTATTGGAGGAGATGTATTGTTTGATGGTAGCATAGGAAGAACTGATCTCCCAGGAGGAGATCATGATACTTTAATTAGTAGCATTCAAAACAAACTATTTAAATATCATGATGACGTAAAAGTTTATTGTGGACATGGCCCTGAAACTACTTTGGGTAAAGAAAAAGTAAGTAATCCTTTCTGTGCCATCAAATAG
- the pssA gene encoding CDP-diacylglycerol--serine O-phosphatidyltransferase, with protein sequence MIKKNIPNTITAANLFTGAVGVYFASQFEFEWVAFCIVLAAFFDFLDGMLARLLKVHSEIGKQLDSLADMVTFGFLPSYVLFQFLQMNDAGILSFTAFLIAVFSAFRLAKFNIDSRQSEEFIGLPTPANALFIGFLVFLKEFETLGFVFETPSLLIFAVVFSLLLVAEIPMIALKFKSLNFRENIFRYTTILMAIVLISFFQFSAVPLVILLYILLSVIKFAFNK encoded by the coding sequence ATGATAAAAAAGAATATTCCTAATACAATCACTGCGGCCAACCTATTTACAGGGGCAGTGGGTGTGTATTTTGCAAGTCAATTTGAGTTTGAATGGGTGGCATTTTGCATTGTGTTAGCAGCATTTTTCGATTTTTTGGACGGTATGTTGGCTAGATTGTTGAAAGTTCATTCTGAAATTGGGAAGCAGCTAGACTCTTTGGCTGATATGGTAACATTTGGTTTTTTACCTTCTTATGTGCTTTTCCAATTTTTACAAATGAATGACGCGGGAATTTTAAGTTTCACTGCCTTTTTGATTGCAGTGTTCTCAGCATTCAGATTGGCAAAATTCAATATTGATAGCCGTCAATCAGAGGAATTTATTGGATTACCTACTCCTGCCAATGCTTTGTTCATTGGATTTCTGGTTTTTTTAAAGGAGTTTGAAACATTGGGATTTGTATTTGAAACGCCTTCGTTACTAATTTTTGCAGTTGTTTTTTCATTATTACTGGTAGCTGAAATCCCTATGATTGCTTTGAAATTTAAGAGCTTAAATTTTCGTGAAAATATTTTTAGGTACACCACCATTCTGATGGCTATAGTTTTAATAAGTTTTTTTCAATTTTCAGCTGTGCCACTCGTTATCCTGCTTTATATACTATTATCAGTGATTAAGTTTGCCTTTAATAAATGA
- the lpdA gene encoding dihydrolipoyl dehydrogenase — MSKYDVTVIGSGPGGYVAAIRCAQLGMKTAIIEKYDTLGGTCLNVGCIPSKALLDSSEHYHNAETTFKEHGINLSNLKVDIKQMIIRKADVVKQNVDGIAFLMKKNKIDVHTGVGSFKDKNTVVVTKSDGKTEELDTEKVIIATGSKPVELPFAKFDKKRIISSTEALELKEVPKHLILIGGGVIGLELGSVYKRIGSKVTTIEFMDSLIATMDGTMGKEMKKSMKKLGMDLKLKHKVTKVENKGKEVEVTYETDKGEEETIKGDYCLVAVGRKPYTDGLNLEAAGLKTDDKGRISVDENLKTEIDNIYAIGDVVRGAMLAHKAEEEGTFVAETMAGQKPHIHYKLIPNVVYTWPEVAGVGYTEEELKEKGRDIKTGSFPYKALGRARASGDLEGLVKVIADKKTDEILGIHIIGARAADMIAAGVTAMEYRASAEDVSRMSHAHPTYMEAVKEACLAATDNRPIHM; from the coding sequence ATGTCAAAATATGATGTAACAGTAATTGGTTCCGGTCCTGGTGGTTATGTAGCAGCAATTCGTTGTGCACAACTGGGAATGAAAACAGCTATTATTGAAAAATATGATACACTTGGTGGAACTTGCCTGAATGTGGGTTGTATTCCTTCAAAAGCACTGCTAGATTCCTCAGAGCATTATCATAATGCAGAAACTACCTTTAAAGAGCATGGCATCAACCTGAGCAATTTAAAAGTGGATATCAAGCAGATGATCATTAGAAAAGCAGATGTGGTCAAACAGAATGTTGACGGTATTGCTTTTTTGATGAAGAAAAACAAAATTGATGTCCATACAGGCGTGGGTTCTTTTAAAGACAAAAACACTGTTGTTGTCACAAAATCAGATGGTAAAACAGAAGAACTTGATACCGAAAAAGTAATCATCGCTACTGGTTCAAAACCTGTAGAGCTACCTTTTGCGAAATTTGATAAGAAAAGAATTATCAGCAGCACCGAAGCATTAGAACTTAAAGAAGTTCCAAAACACTTAATTTTGATCGGTGGTGGTGTAATAGGACTTGAATTGGGCTCTGTTTACAAAAGAATCGGCTCTAAAGTTACTACCATTGAATTCATGGATAGCTTAATTGCAACAATGGACGGCACGATGGGTAAGGAAATGAAAAAGAGTATGAAAAAGCTCGGGATGGACCTGAAATTGAAACACAAAGTAACCAAGGTTGAAAATAAAGGCAAGGAAGTAGAAGTTACTTATGAAACTGATAAAGGTGAAGAGGAAACTATTAAAGGCGATTATTGCTTAGTTGCTGTAGGAAGAAAACCCTATACGGATGGATTGAATCTTGAAGCTGCAGGACTAAAAACCGATGATAAGGGCAGAATCTCAGTAGATGAAAATTTGAAAACGGAAATTGACAATATTTATGCAATCGGAGATGTAGTGAGAGGAGCAATGCTAGCTCATAAAGCTGAGGAAGAAGGTACTTTTGTAGCAGAAACCATGGCCGGACAAAAGCCACATATTCACTATAAATTAATCCCTAACGTAGTTTATACCTGGCCAGAAGTTGCTGGAGTAGGCTACACTGAAGAAGAGCTGAAGGAAAAAGGCAGAGATATCAAAACGGGATCCTTCCCATATAAAGCACTAGGAAGAGCGAGAGCAAGTGGGGATTTAGAAGGTTTAGTTAAAGTAATTGCAGATAAGAAAACCGATGAGATTTTAGGCATTCATATTATCGGTGCAAGAGCGGCTGATATGATTGCAGCTGGGGTTACTGCAATGGAGTATAGAGCTTCTGCAGAAGATGTATCCCGAATGTCTCATGCGCATCCAACATATATGGAAGCAGTAAAAGAGGCATGTCTGGCAGCTACTGACAACAGACCAATTCATATGTGA
- a CDS encoding NAD(P)/FAD-dependent oxidoreductase, giving the protein MQIDYIIVGHGLASVAVVEHLKKYNKSFLVFSDENPNSSSKVAAGLYNPVTGRKMKQTWKAAELFPYLEQFYTKLENSLQAKFLHKRTIYRPFLSLEDQNDWMSRTETNDVFVTATYTKPNFQAYIKDQFGGILLNNSGFLDVKEMLEHHKNRLVLDRQFINERIDFNLIEVQKEKIKYKKIESKNIIFCDGPLSQNPFFNWLPTAPVKGEILHIKTEKPLPEEIIFNRGVFLVKNPQQDFYRVGATYEWKKLDYEPTTKARKQLTDKLDDLLKLEYEIIEQVAGIRPASKDRRPLIGNHPELKNVFIFNGLGTKGVSLAPFFANEFVESIINSKKLNDEVNINRYYPLYSS; this is encoded by the coding sequence ATGCAAATTGATTACATCATTGTGGGGCATGGATTGGCCTCTGTAGCGGTCGTTGAACATCTCAAAAAATATAATAAGTCATTCTTAGTGTTCTCAGATGAAAATCCAAACTCTAGCTCTAAAGTGGCGGCAGGCCTGTACAATCCTGTGACAGGCAGGAAAATGAAGCAAACCTGGAAAGCGGCTGAGCTATTTCCATATTTAGAACAGTTCTATACCAAGTTGGAAAATTCATTGCAAGCAAAATTCCTTCACAAAAGAACTATTTACAGGCCTTTTTTATCCTTGGAAGACCAGAATGATTGGATGTCAAGAACAGAAACAAATGATGTCTTCGTTACAGCAACTTACACTAAACCAAATTTCCAGGCATATATAAAAGATCAGTTCGGTGGAATTCTACTAAACAACAGCGGGTTTCTGGATGTGAAAGAAATGTTAGAGCACCACAAGAATAGGTTAGTTTTAGATCGGCAATTTATAAATGAACGAATAGATTTTAATTTAATAGAAGTACAGAAAGAAAAAATCAAATACAAGAAAATAGAAAGCAAAAACATAATCTTTTGCGATGGCCCATTAAGTCAAAATCCGTTTTTTAATTGGTTGCCAACCGCCCCAGTTAAGGGAGAAATCCTTCATATAAAAACCGAAAAGCCTCTTCCAGAAGAAATTATTTTCAATAGAGGAGTTTTTTTAGTTAAGAATCCGCAACAGGATTTCTACAGAGTTGGTGCTACTTATGAATGGAAGAAACTAGACTATGAACCAACTACAAAAGCAAGAAAGCAATTGACAGATAAACTGGATGATCTTTTAAAATTAGAATATGAAATTATAGAACAAGTAGCTGGAATTAGGCCCGCATCCAAAGACAGGCGACCCCTAATAGGAAACCATCCGGAATTGAAGAACGTATTTATATTCAATGGATTAGGAACTAAGGGCGTTTCTCTTGCACCATTTTTTGCCAATGAATTTGTTGAATCAATAATTAATTCAAAAAAATTGAACGATGAAGTAAACATAAATCGTTATTATCCATTATATTCAAGTTAG